A single region of the Branchiostoma lanceolatum isolate klBraLanc5 chromosome 1, klBraLanc5.hap2, whole genome shotgun sequence genome encodes:
- the LOC136430299 gene encoding cytochrome P450 4F2-like isoform X3 — translation MDGPRTSKVFQHLSAYLPPGATWVHLAAYTCLAVFAVHLSTRLVGFILWQVKTRNALKQFPNLPKHWLFGHLKASPSNEQGFHVRMSWIKEYCSPIIPFWLGPFNVLNLCVHPETVKTILGTSEPKGMGYRFLHPWLGDGLLTSKGSKWHRNRRLLTAAFHFEILKPYVKLFSESTNVLIDKWSRVPDESSVELFDHVSLLTLDSMLKCSLGYHSNCQTDGQSTPYIKAVFELSRLVIERIHFFPYHFDFIYYLSPSGRRFRQQCDIVHRISEHLIRERKKALQDGEAKEDNTKKRKKYLDFLDILLQAKDEDGTGLTDAEIRDEVDTFLFEGHDTTASGISWTLYYLAKHPEYQERCRREGEGLLQGRTEMTWEDLSKLPFTTMCIKESLRIRPPVPSYSRQITKTLTFPDGKTLPEGSIVTAGAIYSHHNPLIWPDPEVYDPLRFSPERSKDRHHHAFVPFSAGPRNCIGQNFAMNEMKVAVALILQRFRLQLDETKPAPFFVEQLILRAKDGIWIKLTPNN, via the exons ATGGATGGCCCACGAACATCAAAGGTCTTCCAGCAC CTGTCAGCCTACCTGCCACCTGGTGCCACCTGGGTGCACCTGGCAGCATACACCTGTCTTGCCGTCTTTGCTGTTCACCTGTCGACGAGGCTTGTAGGGTTCATCCTGTGGCAGGTGAAGACGAGGAACGCCCTGAAGCAGTTTCCAAACCTGCCGAAACATTGGCTGTTTGGCCATTTGAAG gCATCACCTAGTAATGAGCAAGGCTTCCATGTCAGGATGTCATGGATAAAGGAGTACTGTTCCCCCATCATACCATTCTGGCTTGGCCCGTTTAATGTGCTCAACCTATGTGTCCATCCTGAGACTGTGAAGACTATACTGGGCACTTCAG AGCCGAAAGGCATGGGTTACAGGTTCCTTCATCCATGGCTTG GGGACGGACTGCTAACCAGTAAAGGAAGCAAGTGGCACCGGAACCGTCGACTGCTGACGGCTGCCTTTCACTTTGAGATTCTCAAACCCTACGTAAAGTTGTTCTCGGAGTCAACAAACGTGCTGATT GACAAGTGGAGCAGGGTTCCTGACGAATCCTCTGTGGAACTGTTTGACCATGTGAGCCTGCTGACGTTAGACAGTATGCTGAAGTGCAGCCTCGGTTACCATAGTAACTGTCAGACAGACGG ACAGTCGACTCCTTACATCAAAGCTGTTTTCGAGTTGTCCCGTCTCGTCATTGAGCGTATCCACTTCTTTCCCTACCACTTCGACTTCATCTACTACCTCAGCCCCAGTGGGCGTAG GTTCCGCCAACAGTGCGACATCGTACACAGGATATCTGAACACCTTATCCGGGAACGGAAGAAGGCACTTCAAGATGGCGAGGCCAAAGAAGACAAcacgaaaaaaaggaagaaatacCTAGATTTTCTGGACATCCTTCTTCAagccaag GATGAGGACGGCACGGGCCTGACAGACGCGGAGATCCGAGACGAGGTGGACACGTTCCTGTTTGAGGGTCACGACACCACGGCCAGCGGGATCTCCTGGACCCTGTACTACCTGGCCAAACATCCGGAGTACCAGGAAAGGTGCaggagggagggggaggggctgcTGCAGGGGCGCACAGAGATGACATG GGAGGACTTGAGTAAGCTCCCCTTCACCACCATGTGTATCAAGGAGAGTCTGAGGATCAGGCCACCAGTCCCCTCGTACTCTCGACAAATCACCAAGACGCTGACTTTCCCAGATGGGAAAACCCTGCCTGAAG GATCCATAGTGACAGCTGGGGCCATATACTCACATCACAACCCTCTTATCTGGCCTGACCCTGAG GTCTATGATCCTCTTCGCTTCTCCCCGGAGAGATCCAAAGACAGACATCACCATGCCTTCGTCCCCTTCTCAGCAGGACCGAG GAACTGTATTGGACAGAATTTTGCAATGAATGAGATGAAAGTGGCGGTGGCTCTGATTCTGCAGCGGTTCCGTCTGCAGCTCGACGAGACCAAACCCGCGCCGTTCTTCGTGGAGCAGCTCATACTGCGGGCAAAGGACGGGATCTGGATCAAACTTACGCCAAATAACTAA
- the LOC136430329 gene encoding sodium-dependent glucose transporter 1A-like, which yields MEATPTKTSTEDRAEDEAPQDSRRVPTMSSLVRHVKKLPEHVRDYRVIRTTALFFAWFCMGLYVRIVGPTMIDLKDRLGVDYEEISRVLVSHTVGYFLSTVAGGIFLDFLPKYAYVILGFAFVMAGLGTAGTPFTSTLWGLGFLQHVAGWGHGFTDAAGSVVCVRLWGAKASAPMHAMHSGYPIGAFIIPLIAIPFLSPDRPAAVNGTTPAPPAVEEAWRLSQVQWPYVGVSVLQFIIGSVFFYFQYRELVTYDDRKQEKSPRSFSAFLSPSRFLEGQGRKAVFLLVFLFLFYTMFQFNQNPFTQYMVSYMVETGMYSKPEASVVYSTFWICYASMRWISIAIAAWVPIHTMLSVEITGLCISGIVLAVWGATDKTVFWAFTCILGLFSSSVFPGGTAWANRYLDASSIVFAICVVGASVGSTAANYVTGYLFEYLGPRSMLYLFMGCGCALLVVFGVMQVSVSPLFETRLTQEEALEMSVQNDNGDKRDGDDAVNVPALMSSQQK from the exons ATGGAGGCCACGCCCACTAAAACGTCAACTGAGGACCGAGCAGAGGATGAAGCCCCCCAGGACTCCCGGCGCGTACCCACGATGTCTTCTCTGGTCCGGCACGTGAAGAAACTACCCGAGCACGTGAGAGACTACCGGGTCATCCGCACCACTGCACTGTTCTTTGCTTGGTTCTGTATG GGCCTGTACGTGCGCATTGTGGGACCGACCATGATCGACCTGAAAGACCGTCTCGGTGTCGACTACGAGGAGATCTCGCGAGTTCTCGTGTCGCACACTGTGGGGTACTTCCTATCCACCGTCGCCGGAG GTATCTTCCTGGACTTCCTGCCTAAGTACGCCTACGTCATCCTGGGGTTCGCGTTCGTCATGGCTGGTCTAGGGACGGCAGGGACGCCGTTCACAAGCACACTGTGGGGCCTGGGATTCCTGCAGCACGTGGCTGGCTGGGGGCATGGGTTCACTGATgcgg CTGGCTCTGTTGTCTGTGTGAGGCTGTGGGGAGCGAAGGCGTCTGCGCCGATGCACGCGATGCACTCTGGGTATCCCATCGGGGCCTTCATCATCCCGCTCATCGCCATCCCGTTCCTGTCCCCGGACCGCCCAGCGGCCGTCAATGGTACTACACCCGCTCCTCCAGCTGTGGAAGAGGCCTGGCGACTCTCTCAGGTCCAGTGGCCTTACGTCGGCGTGTCCGTACTCCAGTTTATCATAGGCAGCGTGTTCTTCTACTTTCAATACCGCGAGCTGGTTACTTACGATGATCGGAAGCAGGAAAAATCACCGAGATCTTTCTCAGCTTTTCTCTCTCCCAGTCGCTTCCTTGAGGGTCAAGGTCGCAAGGCCGTCTTCCTGCTCGTCTTTCTCTTCCTCTTCTACACCATGTTTCAATTCAACCAGAACCCGTTCACGCAGTACATGGTGTCTTACATGGTGGAGACGGGTATGTACAGTAAGCCTGAAGCCAGTGTGGTGTACTCCACGTTCTGGATCTGTTACGCGTCCATGCGGTGGATCTCCATTGCTATTGCAGCCTGGGTTCCCATCCACACCATGCTGTCCGTGGAAATCACCGGTCTGTGCATCTCTGGCATCGTGTTAGCGGTTTGGGGCGCGACGGACAAGACTGTGTTCTGGGCCTTCACTTGTATTCTTGGtctgttttcttcttcagtCTTTCCAGGTGGCACAGCCTGGGCTAATCGCTACCTGGACGCTTCTTCCATCGTCTTCGCTATCTGTGTAGTCGGGGCATCGGTGGGGAGCACGGCTGCCAACTACGTCACAGGGTACCTGTTCGAGTACTTGGGTCCTCGTTCCATGTTGTACTTGTTCATGGGTTGTGGCTGTGCGCTTCTGGTCGTGTTTGGCGTGATGCAGGTTTCGGTGTCTCCTCTGTTTGAAACGAGATTGACCCAAGAGGAAGCTTTGGAGATGAGTGTTCAAAACGACAACGGTGACAAGAGAGATGGCGATGATGCTGTAAACGTTCCTGCTCTTATGTCTAGTCAGCAGAAATAG
- the LOC136430299 gene encoding cytochrome P450 4F2-like isoform X4, giving the protein MDRPQTSKMFQHLSAYLPPGATWVHLAAYTCLAVFAVHLSTRLVGFILWQVKTRNALKQFPNLPKHWLFGHLKASPSNEQGFHVRMSWIKEYCSPIIPFWLGPFNVLNLCVHPETVKTILGTSGDGLLTSKGSKWHRNRRLLTAAFHFEILKPYVKLFSESTNVLIDKWSRVPDESSVELFDHVSLLTLDSMLKCSLGYHSNCQTDGQSTPYIKAVFELSRLVIERIHFFPYHFDFIYYLSPSGRRFRQQCDIVHRISEHLIRERKKALQDGEAKEDNTKKRKKYLDFLDILLQAKDEDGTGLTDAEIRDEVDTFLFEGHDTTASGISWTLYYLAKHPEYQERCRREGEGLLQGRTEMTWEDLSKLPFTTMCIKESLRIRPPVPSYSRQITKTLTFPDGKTLPEGSIVTAGAIYSHHNPLIWPDPEVYDPLRFSPERSKDRHHHAFVPFSAGPRNCIGQNFAMNEMKVAVALILQRFRLQLDETKPAPFFVEQLILRAKDGIWIKLTPNN; this is encoded by the exons ATGGATCGTCCACAAACATCAAAGATGTTCCAGCACCTGTCAGCCTACCTGCCACCTGGTGCCACCTGGGTGCACCTGGCAGCATACACCTGTCTTGCCGTCTTTGCTGTTCACCTGTCGACGAGGCTTGTAGGGTTCATCCTGTGGCAGGTGAAGACGAGGAACGCCCTGAAGCAGTTTCCAAACCTGCCGAAACATTGGCTGTTTGGCCATTTGAAG gCATCACCTAGTAATGAGCAAGGCTTCCATGTCAGGATGTCATGGATAAAGGAGTACTGTTCCCCCATCATACCATTCTGGCTTGGCCCGTTTAATGTGCTCAACCTATGTGTCCATCCTGAGACTGTGAAGACTATACTGGGCACTTCAG GGGACGGACTGCTAACCAGTAAAGGAAGCAAGTGGCACCGGAACCGTCGACTGCTGACGGCTGCCTTTCACTTTGAGATTCTCAAACCCTACGTAAAGTTGTTCTCGGAGTCAACAAACGTGCTGATT GACAAGTGGAGCAGGGTTCCTGACGAATCCTCTGTGGAACTGTTTGACCATGTGAGCCTGCTGACGTTAGACAGTATGCTGAAGTGCAGCCTCGGTTACCATAGTAACTGTCAGACAGACGG ACAGTCGACTCCTTACATCAAAGCTGTTTTCGAGTTGTCCCGTCTCGTCATTGAGCGTATCCACTTCTTTCCCTACCACTTCGACTTCATCTACTACCTCAGCCCCAGTGGGCGTAG GTTCCGCCAACAGTGCGACATCGTACACAGGATATCTGAACACCTTATCCGGGAACGGAAGAAGGCACTTCAAGATGGCGAGGCCAAAGAAGACAAcacgaaaaaaaggaagaaatacCTAGATTTTCTGGACATCCTTCTTCAagccaag GATGAGGACGGCACGGGCCTGACAGACGCGGAGATCCGAGACGAGGTGGACACGTTCCTGTTTGAGGGTCACGACACCACGGCCAGCGGGATCTCCTGGACCCTGTACTACCTGGCCAAACATCCGGAGTACCAGGAAAGGTGCaggagggagggggaggggctgcTGCAGGGGCGCACAGAGATGACATG GGAGGACTTGAGTAAGCTCCCCTTCACCACCATGTGTATCAAGGAGAGTCTGAGGATCAGGCCACCAGTCCCCTCGTACTCTCGACAAATCACCAAGACGCTGACTTTCCCAGATGGGAAAACCCTGCCTGAAG GATCCATAGTGACAGCTGGGGCCATATACTCACATCACAACCCTCTTATCTGGCCTGACCCTGAG GTCTATGATCCTCTTCGCTTCTCCCCGGAGAGATCCAAAGACAGACATCACCATGCCTTCGTCCCCTTCTCAGCAGGACCGAG GAACTGTATTGGACAGAATTTTGCAATGAATGAGATGAAAGTGGCGGTGGCTCTGATTCTGCAGCGGTTCCGTCTGCAGCTCGACGAGACCAAACCCGCGCCGTTCTTCGTGGAGCAGCTCATACTGCGGGCAAAGGACGGGATCTGGATCAAACTTACGCCAAATAACTAA
- the LOC136430299 gene encoding cytochrome P450 4F2-like isoform X5, which translates to MDRPQTSKMFQHLSAYLPPGATWVHLAAYTCLAVFAVHLSTRLVGFILWQVKTRNALKQFPNLPKHWLFGHLKASPSNEQGFHVRMSWIKEYCSPIIPFWLGPFNVLNLCVHPETVKTILGTSEPKGMGYRFLHPWLGDGLLTSKGSKWHRNRRLLTAAFHFEILKPYVKLFSESTNVLIDKWSRVPDESSVELFDHVSLLTLDSMLKCSLGYHSNCQTDGQSTPYIKAVFELSRLVIERIHFFPYHFDFIYYLSPSGRRFRQQCDIVHRISEHLIRERKKALQDGEAKEDNTKKRKKYLDFLDILLQAKDEDGTGLTDAEIRDEVDTFLFEGHDTTASGISWTLYYLAKHPEYQERCRREGEGLLQGRTEMTWEDLSKLPFTTMCIKESLRIRPPVPSYSRQITKTLTFPDGKTLPEGSIVTAGAIYSHHNPLIWPDPEVYDPLRFSPERSKDRHHHAFVPFSAGPS; encoded by the exons ATGGATCGTCCACAAACATCAAAGATGTTCCAGCACCTGTCAGCCTACCTGCCACCTGGTGCCACCTGGGTGCACCTGGCAGCATACACCTGTCTTGCCGTCTTTGCTGTTCACCTGTCGACGAGGCTTGTAGGGTTCATCCTGTGGCAGGTGAAGACGAGGAACGCCCTGAAGCAGTTTCCAAACCTGCCGAAACATTGGCTGTTTGGCCATTTGAAG gCATCACCTAGTAATGAGCAAGGCTTCCATGTCAGGATGTCATGGATAAAGGAGTACTGTTCCCCCATCATACCATTCTGGCTTGGCCCGTTTAATGTGCTCAACCTATGTGTCCATCCTGAGACTGTGAAGACTATACTGGGCACTTCAG AGCCGAAAGGCATGGGTTACAGGTTCCTTCATCCATGGCTTG GGGACGGACTGCTAACCAGTAAAGGAAGCAAGTGGCACCGGAACCGTCGACTGCTGACGGCTGCCTTTCACTTTGAGATTCTCAAACCCTACGTAAAGTTGTTCTCGGAGTCAACAAACGTGCTGATT GACAAGTGGAGCAGGGTTCCTGACGAATCCTCTGTGGAACTGTTTGACCATGTGAGCCTGCTGACGTTAGACAGTATGCTGAAGTGCAGCCTCGGTTACCATAGTAACTGTCAGACAGACGG ACAGTCGACTCCTTACATCAAAGCTGTTTTCGAGTTGTCCCGTCTCGTCATTGAGCGTATCCACTTCTTTCCCTACCACTTCGACTTCATCTACTACCTCAGCCCCAGTGGGCGTAG GTTCCGCCAACAGTGCGACATCGTACACAGGATATCTGAACACCTTATCCGGGAACGGAAGAAGGCACTTCAAGATGGCGAGGCCAAAGAAGACAAcacgaaaaaaaggaagaaatacCTAGATTTTCTGGACATCCTTCTTCAagccaag GATGAGGACGGCACGGGCCTGACAGACGCGGAGATCCGAGACGAGGTGGACACGTTCCTGTTTGAGGGTCACGACACCACGGCCAGCGGGATCTCCTGGACCCTGTACTACCTGGCCAAACATCCGGAGTACCAGGAAAGGTGCaggagggagggggaggggctgcTGCAGGGGCGCACAGAGATGACATG GGAGGACTTGAGTAAGCTCCCCTTCACCACCATGTGTATCAAGGAGAGTCTGAGGATCAGGCCACCAGTCCCCTCGTACTCTCGACAAATCACCAAGACGCTGACTTTCCCAGATGGGAAAACCCTGCCTGAAG GATCCATAGTGACAGCTGGGGCCATATACTCACATCACAACCCTCTTATCTGGCCTGACCCTGAG GTCTATGATCCTCTTCGCTTCTCCCCGGAGAGATCCAAAGACAGACATCACCATGCCTTCGTCCCCTTCTCAGCAGGACCGAG CTAA
- the LOC136430299 gene encoding cytochrome P450 4F2-like isoform X1, translating into MDRPQTSKMFQHLSAYLPPGATWVHLAAYTCLAVFAVHLSTRLVGFILWQVKTRNALKQFPNLPKHWLFGHLKASPSNEQGFHVRMSWIKEYCSPIIPFWLGPFNVLNLCVHPETVKTILGTSEPKGMGYRFLHPWLGDGLLTSKGSKWHRNRRLLTAAFHFEILKPYVKLFSESTNVLIDKWSRVPDESSVELFDHVSLLTLDSMLKCSLGYHSNCQTDGQSTPYIKAVFELSRLVIERIHFFPYHFDFIYYLSPSGRRFRQQCDIVHRISEHLIRERKKALQDGEAKEDNTKKRKKYLDFLDILLQAKDEDGTGLTDAEIRDEVDTFLFEGHDTTASGISWTLYYLAKHPEYQERCRREGEGLLQGRTEMTWEDLSKLPFTTMCIKESLRIRPPVPSYSRQITKTLTFPDGKTLPEGSIVTAGAIYSHHNPLIWPDPEVYDPLRFSPERSKDRHHHAFVPFSAGPRNCIGQNFAMNEMKVAVALILQRFRLQLDETKPAPFFVEQLILRAKDGIWIKLTPNN; encoded by the exons ATGGATCGTCCACAAACATCAAAGATGTTCCAGCACCTGTCAGCCTACCTGCCACCTGGTGCCACCTGGGTGCACCTGGCAGCATACACCTGTCTTGCCGTCTTTGCTGTTCACCTGTCGACGAGGCTTGTAGGGTTCATCCTGTGGCAGGTGAAGACGAGGAACGCCCTGAAGCAGTTTCCAAACCTGCCGAAACATTGGCTGTTTGGCCATTTGAAG gCATCACCTAGTAATGAGCAAGGCTTCCATGTCAGGATGTCATGGATAAAGGAGTACTGTTCCCCCATCATACCATTCTGGCTTGGCCCGTTTAATGTGCTCAACCTATGTGTCCATCCTGAGACTGTGAAGACTATACTGGGCACTTCAG AGCCGAAAGGCATGGGTTACAGGTTCCTTCATCCATGGCTTG GGGACGGACTGCTAACCAGTAAAGGAAGCAAGTGGCACCGGAACCGTCGACTGCTGACGGCTGCCTTTCACTTTGAGATTCTCAAACCCTACGTAAAGTTGTTCTCGGAGTCAACAAACGTGCTGATT GACAAGTGGAGCAGGGTTCCTGACGAATCCTCTGTGGAACTGTTTGACCATGTGAGCCTGCTGACGTTAGACAGTATGCTGAAGTGCAGCCTCGGTTACCATAGTAACTGTCAGACAGACGG ACAGTCGACTCCTTACATCAAAGCTGTTTTCGAGTTGTCCCGTCTCGTCATTGAGCGTATCCACTTCTTTCCCTACCACTTCGACTTCATCTACTACCTCAGCCCCAGTGGGCGTAG GTTCCGCCAACAGTGCGACATCGTACACAGGATATCTGAACACCTTATCCGGGAACGGAAGAAGGCACTTCAAGATGGCGAGGCCAAAGAAGACAAcacgaaaaaaaggaagaaatacCTAGATTTTCTGGACATCCTTCTTCAagccaag GATGAGGACGGCACGGGCCTGACAGACGCGGAGATCCGAGACGAGGTGGACACGTTCCTGTTTGAGGGTCACGACACCACGGCCAGCGGGATCTCCTGGACCCTGTACTACCTGGCCAAACATCCGGAGTACCAGGAAAGGTGCaggagggagggggaggggctgcTGCAGGGGCGCACAGAGATGACATG GGAGGACTTGAGTAAGCTCCCCTTCACCACCATGTGTATCAAGGAGAGTCTGAGGATCAGGCCACCAGTCCCCTCGTACTCTCGACAAATCACCAAGACGCTGACTTTCCCAGATGGGAAAACCCTGCCTGAAG GATCCATAGTGACAGCTGGGGCCATATACTCACATCACAACCCTCTTATCTGGCCTGACCCTGAG GTCTATGATCCTCTTCGCTTCTCCCCGGAGAGATCCAAAGACAGACATCACCATGCCTTCGTCCCCTTCTCAGCAGGACCGAG GAACTGTATTGGACAGAATTTTGCAATGAATGAGATGAAAGTGGCGGTGGCTCTGATTCTGCAGCGGTTCCGTCTGCAGCTCGACGAGACCAAACCCGCGCCGTTCTTCGTGGAGCAGCTCATACTGCGGGCAAAGGACGGGATCTGGATCAAACTTACGCCAAATAACTAA
- the LOC136430291 gene encoding retinal Mueller cells isomerohydrolase-like: MTAPLGSGRMFYSVDEFRDPVPTTIKGEIPSWVSGSLMRTGPGKFEVGKEAYRYWFDGLAIVHKFNIKDGKVTYQSRYLETEAYREAMKAQRIVLSEYGTMAYPDPCKNIFARFFSYFFPPDMSDNDLVNTFPMSDEFYCVNETYRWTKLDPRTLDTLGQIDLTKYIAVNALTAHPHHEQDGTVYNMGSSYSYQTGCQYNIVKFDPLDRKKCGPDATVLENASIVCSIPASYSLSASYYHSFGMTQNYFVFIEQPLYMNIPRILLARIQDVGVTECFDWHTEIPCRFVVVRRKDGEIISTNYTADSFFCFHHINTYEEDGHLVLDLCCFEDARIVKLLYLSHLRRPDEEKSFPEPQCRRYCLPIELGKDEEVNNNAVKLSYTTATACLQKDGSLHCQPEHMSQVERGFEFPTINYTKYNGKPYRYFYGTGLAGAFTDALFKMDVKTKKLWTWREKHCYGSELIFVPSPDGVEEDDGVLLATVVDVKDDKGAFLLVLDGKTFTELGRAVIPAHVGVGYGLHGCYVPEAQPGEIFKKL, from the exons GGGAGATCCCGTCGTGGGTGAGCGGGTCCCTGATGCGGACGGGCCCGGGGAAGTTCGAGGTGGGGAAGGAGGCGTACCGGTACTGGTTCGACGGGCTCGCCATCGTGCACAAGTTCAACATCAAGGACGGAAAG GTGACGTACCAGAGCCGTTACCTAGAGACCGAGGCCTACCGTGAAGCCATGAAGGCCCAGCGGATCGTCCTATCGGAGTACGGCACCATGGCCTACCCAGATCCGTGCAAGAACATCTTCGCGCGCTTCTTTTCCTACTTCTTTCCGCCGGACATGAGCGACAACGACCTGGTCAACACGTTCCCCATGTCGGACGAGTTCTACTGCGTGAACGAGACTTACAGGTGGACCAAACTCGATCCCAGGACACTCGACACTCTGGGACAG ATTGACTTGACCAAATACATCGCTGTGAACGCGCTGACGGCGCACCCCCACCACGAGCAGGATGGTACAGTCTACAACATGGGATCGTCCTACAGCTACCAGACCGGCTGTCAGTACAACATCGTCAAGTTCGACCCGCTGGACAGGAAAAAATGCG GTCCTGATGCAACTGTCCTTGAGAACGCTTCCATCGTCTGCAGCATCCCCGCCAGCTACAGCCTCAGCGCCTCCTACTACCACAGCTTCGGCATGACGCAAAACTACTTCGTCTTCATAGAACAGCCGCTGTACATGAACATCCCCAGG ATTCTATTGGCCAGAATCCAGGACGTGGGCGTAACGGAGTGTTTTGATTGGCATACGGAGATTCCCTGTCGGTTTGTGGTGGTGCGGCGAAAAGACGGGGAGATAATCTCAACAAACTACACCG CCGACTCGTTCTTCTGCTTCCACCACATCAACACGTACGAGGAGGACGGCCATCTTGTTCTTGACCTCTGCTGCTTCGAGGACGCGCGGATCGTGAAGCTGCTGTACCTCTCGCACCTGCGCAGACCGGACGAGGAGAAGTCCTTCCCAGAACCGCAGTGCCGCCGGTACTGTCTGCCGATAGAGCTGGGAAAG GACGAAGAGGTGAACAACAACGCGGTGAAGCTGTCCTACACCACCGCCACGGCGTGTCTTCAGAAGGACGGGAGTCTGCACTGTCAACCCGAGCACATGTCTCAGGTGGAGAGAG GATTTGAATTCCCAACTATCAACTACACCAAGTACAACGGGAAGCCTTACAGGTACTTCTATGGGACGGGGCTGGCAGGGGCCTTTACAGACGCC CTGTTTAAGATGGACGTGAAGACGAAGAAGCTGTGGACGTGGCGTGAGAAACACTGTTACGGGTCCGAGCTCATATTCGTGCCCTCCCCGGACGGCGTAGAGGAAGACGACG GGGTGCTTCTGGCCACCGTCGTGGACGTTAAGGACGACAAAGGCGCGTTCCTGCTGGTGCTGGACGGGAAGACATTTACCGAGCTGGGGCGGGCCGTGATCCCGGCGCACGTCGGGGTggggtacggcctgcacggctGCTACGTGCCGGAGGCGCAGCCGGGGGAGATCTTCAAGAAACTGTGA